The DNA sequence AAGAGGTCGTAGCGGGCGACCCGGCTCTTGGCCGCCAGCTCGTCCACCTGCTCGATGCAGCGCAGGGCCTCGGTCTTCACCTGTTCCAGGGCCGCGCGGCCGCGGTCGTACTCGGCCCGTACCGCCCGGGCGAGTTCCGAGATGCGGCGGTAACCCTCTTCCAACGCGTCGAGAATTGCGCGCAGGATCCGCTCGATCTCGGTGGCGTCAGGCAGTACCGGCTCGGCCGTGAGCCCCACCTCCGGGGCTCGCTATTCGTGGGCTATGCCGTGCCCCCTGCCTGGAAAACGGAAAGACACCGGGGCCGATACTGGCACCCGGCGCCTTTCCGGTGGGGTTTGGGGGGTTGTGGGCGTAGCTTGCCCGTTTTGGCACCCCTTATGCATCAGTGGCCGCGGGCCTCGTCGACCGCCCGCGCGCAGGCGCAAGCCCTCTGCGCGGGGATGGCCGGGATCAGCTCCCAGAGCAGCGTCCGAAGGCGTTCGAGGTTGCTCTGGAAGACCCGCAGCACCTCCTGGTGCGTCACCGGCTTGACGTCCGGTTCGCCCTCGAGACCCACGTCATAGTCCGTGATCAGCGAGATGTTGAGGTAGCACATGCCCAGTTCCCGTGCCAGCATCACCTCGGGGTACTGCGTCATGTTGATGACGTGCCACCCGTGCTGCCGGAACTCCCGGCTCTCGGCCCTCGTCGAGAAGCGTGGCCCTTGGACCACCACCACGGTGCCCTCGCCCCGGTGGGCGATGCCGAGCCGCTCACACGTGCGGATCGCGACCCGGCGCAGTTCCGGGCAGTAGGGATCGGCGGCGCTGACGTGGGTGGTGACGGGCCCGTCGAAGAATGTATCGGCCCGCCCCCACGTGCGGTTGACGAACTGGTCGCAGATGACGAACGTGCCGGGCGGGATGTCCGGCTGCAAGCTGCCGGCCGCACAGGGGCCGATGACCCGCTTGACGCCCAATTCCTTCATGGCCCACAGATTGGCGCGGTAATTGATGCGGTGCGGCGGGTAGCGGTGATCCCGGCCGTGGCGGGGCAAAAACACGACACGCCGGTCA is a window from the Bacillota bacterium genome containing:
- a CDS encoding S-methyl-5'-thioadenosine phosphorylase, whose product is MGTLPQAEIGIFGGSGFYSIADRVEEVWVETPYGPPSDRVAILTVGDRRVVFLPRHGRDHRYPPHRINYRANLWAMKELGVKRVIGPCAAGSLQPDIPPGTFVICDQFVNRTWGRADTFFDGPVTTHVSAADPYCPELRRVAIRTCERLGIAHRGEGTVVVVQGPRFSTRAESREFRQHGWHVINMTQYPEVMLARELGMCYLNISLITDYDVGLEGEPDVKPVTHQEVLRVFQSNLERLRTLLWELIPAIPAQRACACARAVDEARGH